One Nostoc punctiforme PCC 73102 DNA window includes the following coding sequences:
- a CDS encoding class I SAM-dependent DNA methyltransferase, whose translation MNEWYKEDLAFIHDDGFRDFALKSAPGILEILAQNKIHDGLVVDLGCGSGLWAEELTKAHYRVLGVDISESMINIARTRVPDAEFRIDSLFKTDIPPCNAVTSISECISYLFDRDNDRQILVQLFQRIYNALTPGGVFIFDIAEKGQVAQGTTTKGFTEGESWVVLVEKSED comes from the coding sequence ATGAATGAATGGTACAAAGAAGACCTTGCATTTATTCATGACGACGGTTTCCGTGACTTCGCTCTCAAATCTGCTCCTGGCATCTTAGAAATCCTCGCTCAAAACAAAATACATGATGGATTAGTGGTTGACTTGGGTTGTGGTAGCGGGTTATGGGCAGAAGAACTCACTAAGGCTCATTATCGTGTTCTCGGAGTTGATATTTCTGAGTCGATGATTAATATTGCACGAACAAGAGTCCCAGATGCTGAATTTCGGATCGATTCACTATTCAAAACAGATATTCCGCCATGCAATGCTGTCACCTCCATTAGTGAATGTATCAGCTATCTGTTTGATCGAGACAACGATCGCCAAATTCTTGTTCAGCTTTTCCAGCGCATATATAATGCCTTAACTCCTGGGGGTGTATTCATCTTCGACATTGCCGAAAAAGGACAAGTTGCACAAGGTACTACAACTAAGGGTTTCACTGAAGGAGAAAGCTGGGTAGTATTAGTTGAAAAATCGGAAGATTGA
- the ppsA gene encoding phosphoenolpyruvate synthase — protein sequence MTTISKNTLSPSAQERSLILWFDEVGIADIPLVGGKNASLGEMIQQLTPKGINVPTGFATTAYAYRHFIKSAGLEAKLRKLFADLDVEDVKNLRERGKKARSLLIHTPFPVELREAIATAYQSLCEIYHTETDVAVRSSATAEDLPDASFAGQQETYLNVVGVEGVLAACHKCFASIFTDRAISYRHTKGFDHFSIALAVGVQKMVRSDLATSGVMFSIDTETGFKDAALITAAYGLGENVVQGSVNPDEYYVFKPTLKAGFRPIIDKKLGSKELKMIYDDGSKFTKNVSVSASERGKFALSDEEILQLGNWTCLIEDHYSQVHGISTPMDIEWAKDGITNQLFIVQARPETVQSQKTGNVLRSYRLVWGNREKSSHSSLHDSQSPIPLVTGSAIGEAISQGKARLILDVQKLEQFQVGEVLVTERTDPDWEPIMKRASAIVTNSGGRTCHAAIIARELGVPAIVGCGNATEILKPGQEVTISCAEGEEGKVYAGLLPFEVEEVALENLPRTHTQILMNVGNPQEALSLSAIPNDGVGLARTEFIIANQIQIHPMALINYELLKDEFAKAKIAEITSLYDDKPQYFVDKLAQGIGRIAAAFYPKPVIVRMSDFKSNEYANLLGGRQFEPHEENPMLGWRGAARYYDEGYREAFALECHALKRVREEMGLTNVIPMIPFCRTPDEGRLVLAEMAKNGLKQGVNGLQVYVMCELPSNVILAEEFAEVFDGFSIGSNDLTQLTLGIDRDSALVARLFDERSPAVKRMVKMVIEAAKKCDRKIGICGQAPSDYPEFAQFLVEQGIDSISLNPDSVLKTMLEVAKAEGTNS from the coding sequence ATGACTACAATATCTAAAAACACTTTATCTCCATCTGCTCAAGAGCGATCGCTCATCTTGTGGTTTGATGAAGTTGGTATTGCTGATATCCCGTTAGTTGGTGGTAAAAATGCTTCACTGGGCGAAATGATTCAACAGCTAACGCCTAAAGGGATTAACGTTCCTACCGGATTCGCCACCACTGCTTACGCCTATCGTCATTTCATCAAATCAGCAGGTTTAGAAGCAAAACTACGCAAACTCTTTGCTGACTTGGATGTTGAGGATGTCAAAAATTTACGAGAACGGGGGAAAAAAGCGCGATCGCTATTAATCCACACCCCATTTCCTGTAGAGTTGCGAGAGGCGATCGCTACAGCCTACCAAAGTCTTTGTGAAATATACCATACAGAGACAGATGTTGCAGTCCGTTCTAGCGCCACCGCCGAAGACCTTCCCGATGCTAGTTTTGCCGGACAGCAAGAAACTTACCTCAACGTTGTTGGTGTTGAAGGAGTTTTAGCAGCTTGTCACAAATGCTTTGCTTCCATATTTACCGATCGTGCTATTTCTTATCGCCACACCAAGGGATTTGACCACTTTAGCATTGCTCTGGCTGTGGGCGTGCAAAAAATGGTGCGCTCTGACTTAGCAACCTCTGGGGTAATGTTCTCCATTGATACAGAAACCGGATTTAAGGATGCAGCACTGATTACAGCCGCCTACGGTTTAGGTGAAAATGTTGTCCAGGGGTCTGTAAATCCTGATGAATACTATGTTTTTAAACCAACTTTAAAAGCTGGTTTCCGCCCAATTATTGATAAAAAATTGGGTAGTAAAGAACTGAAAATGATTTATGATGACGGCTCCAAATTTACAAAAAATGTTTCGGTTTCCGCCAGCGAAAGAGGTAAATTTGCCCTGAGTGATGAAGAGATTTTACAGCTAGGAAATTGGACGTGTTTAATTGAAGATCATTATTCTCAAGTCCACGGTATATCTACTCCAATGGATATCGAATGGGCAAAAGATGGCATTACAAACCAACTTTTTATTGTGCAAGCGCGTCCCGAAACCGTCCAGTCGCAGAAGACAGGGAATGTGCTACGGAGTTATCGGTTGGTGTGGGGAAATAGGGAAAAATCTTCCCACTCCTCACTCCATGATTCCCAATCACCCATTCCCCTGGTTACGGGAAGTGCAATTGGAGAAGCTATTAGTCAAGGGAAAGCCCGCCTAATTTTAGATGTTCAGAAACTCGAACAGTTTCAAGTTGGGGAAGTTTTAGTGACAGAGAGAACCGATCCCGATTGGGAACCGATTATGAAACGCGCCAGTGCAATTGTCACCAACTCTGGTGGTAGAACCTGTCATGCAGCAATTATTGCGCGAGAATTGGGTGTCCCTGCGATCGTGGGATGTGGCAATGCTACAGAAATCTTAAAACCTGGTCAAGAGGTAACAATTTCTTGCGCCGAAGGGGAAGAGGGAAAAGTTTATGCAGGCTTATTACCTTTTGAAGTTGAAGAAGTTGCTTTAGAGAACTTACCGCGTACCCATACTCAAATTTTAATGAATGTGGGTAATCCTCAAGAAGCATTAAGTTTATCGGCAATTCCTAACGATGGCGTAGGTTTAGCGCGAACAGAATTTATCATTGCTAACCAAATACAAATTCATCCAATGGCGTTAATTAATTATGAGTTATTAAAAGATGAATTTGCAAAAGCTAAAATTGCTGAAATTACCTCACTTTATGACGATAAACCTCAATATTTTGTAGATAAATTAGCTCAAGGGATAGGTAGAATTGCCGCAGCATTCTATCCCAAACCAGTGATTGTGCGAATGTCAGATTTCAAAAGTAATGAATATGCGAATTTGTTAGGTGGGCGGCAGTTTGAACCCCATGAAGAAAACCCAATGCTGGGTTGGCGAGGAGCAGCACGATACTATGATGAAGGCTACAGAGAAGCTTTTGCCCTAGAATGTCATGCCCTCAAACGAGTACGGGAAGAGATGGGTTTAACAAATGTTATTCCGATGATTCCTTTTTGTCGCACTCCTGATGAAGGGCGGTTGGTTTTGGCAGAGATGGCAAAAAATGGTTTAAAGCAAGGTGTTAACGGGTTGCAGGTTTATGTGATGTGTGAGTTGCCCAGTAATGTAATTCTGGCTGAGGAATTTGCTGAAGTATTTGATGGTTTCTCCATTGGTTCAAATGATTTAACTCAACTGACACTGGGGATAGATAGAGATTCGGCGTTGGTAGCAAGATTGTTTGATGAACGCAGTCCAGCTGTCAAACGAATGGTAAAAATGGTCATAGAAGCGGCGAAAAAATGCGATCGCAAAATCGGCATTTGTGGACAAGCACCCAGTGATTACCCAGAATTTGCTCAGTTTTTGGTTGAACAGGGAATTGACTCAATTAGTCTGAATCCAGATTCGGTTTTAAAGACAATGCTAGAAGTAGCAAAAGCCGAGGGTACTAATTCATAA
- a CDS encoding GNAT family N-acetyltransferase — MTNFLETERLIIRSWIPERDAEQAFVIYNDPEVTHFLGKASLVTSVESQRQRLIDNIEQWHRRNNGTGSWAIVEKETTTIVGTILLKQLPDKDGLPTQDYEVGWHLRRASWGKGYATEAGQVMLNYGFNVLNLPVINAVVKPENHASIRVTERLGMKPIGRTNKYYGIELLLFQLDAPEE; from the coding sequence ATGACAAATTTTTTGGAAACCGAACGCTTGATTATTCGCAGTTGGATACCCGAACGCGATGCCGAACAAGCGTTTGTAATTTATAATGACCCTGAAGTTACGCACTTTCTTGGTAAAGCTTCTCTGGTAACAAGTGTTGAGTCACAGCGTCAGCGTTTGATTGACAACATCGAGCAATGGCACCGACGCAACAATGGTACTGGATCTTGGGCAATTGTCGAAAAGGAAACTACAACAATTGTGGGAACTATCCTTCTTAAACAATTACCCGACAAAGATGGTTTACCCACTCAAGATTATGAGGTAGGCTGGCACTTGAGGCGAGCTTCTTGGGGTAAAGGGTATGCAACAGAAGCAGGACAAGTTATGCTCAATTACGGATTTAATGTTTTGAACTTGCCAGTAATTAATGCCGTAGTGAAGCCAGAAAATCATGCCTCAATCCGTGTAACAGAACGATTGGGTATGAAACCAATAGGGCGGACAAATAAGTATTACGGTATTGAACTACTCCTGTTCCAACTAGATGCACCTGAAGAGTAG
- a CDS encoding dolichyl-phosphate-mannose--protein mannosyltransferase → MTKKWFRIGLLGIFILSLALRFWGLERFNTLVFDEVYFAKFGNNYLTHTPFFNAHPPLSQYMIGIGIWIGSHIPFWHDTVNGLTGSLRSPWTYRWFNALTGSFIPLVVAAIAYQLSYRRSFAILAGLFTACDGIFLVESRYALSNIYIVIFGLLGHWFLLLALDNQNRRRSFWLIFAGIAFGASVGTKWNGLWFLSGAYLIWIVAWVIHGMHSFANPKLFFTSPSLEEEGGKRQKAGGRIQEPEVRSQEVGVSTYSPPFIPSTSSESPLQNLTQLNIFQMLFYLGIIPAFIYSIIWIPHLQLDKTYGFIAVHQQILKFHLHLGGNSSDVHPYCAAWYKWPLMIRPMAYYYQTAESITEPLPVMGPPLPAGAGQVIYDVHAMGNPFLWWFGVAAMLFLVGMLISQAVIPWVKEKRFLVPATLSIDTWIGLYLVINYAANLAPWIKVTRCVFIYHYMCAVVFVFLAIAWFVDQCLRSYYQQLRTLGVTITFIILAAFIFWMPIYLGLPLSPDGYKLRMWFNSWI, encoded by the coding sequence ATGACTAAAAAATGGTTCCGAATTGGGCTGTTGGGTATATTTATTCTCTCACTCGCCTTGAGGTTTTGGGGGCTGGAGCGATTCAACACTCTGGTATTTGATGAAGTTTACTTTGCCAAATTTGGTAATAATTATCTCACACATACACCATTTTTTAATGCTCATCCGCCACTGAGCCAATATATGATTGGCATCGGCATTTGGATTGGCAGCCACATTCCTTTTTGGCACGATACGGTAAATGGACTGACGGGTTCATTGCGATCGCCTTGGACTTATCGTTGGTTCAATGCCCTTACTGGCTCATTTATCCCTTTAGTTGTAGCTGCGATCGCTTATCAATTGAGTTATCGCCGTAGCTTTGCAATACTTGCTGGTTTATTTACAGCTTGTGATGGCATTTTTCTAGTCGAATCTCGTTATGCTTTAAGTAATATTTATATTGTCATCTTTGGTTTATTAGGACACTGGTTTTTATTATTAGCATTAGATAACCAAAATCGACGACGTTCATTTTGGTTGATTTTTGCTGGCATTGCTTTTGGTGCGTCAGTCGGTACTAAGTGGAACGGTTTATGGTTCTTATCAGGTGCTTATCTTATTTGGATAGTAGCTTGGGTAATTCACGGAATGCATTCTTTTGCTAATCCCAAACTCTTTTTTACATCCCCCTCATTAGAGGAGGAAGGAGGCAAGAGGCAGAAGGCAGGAGGCAGAATTCAGGAGCCAGAAGTCAGGAGTCAGGAGGTAGGAGTTAGTACTTATTCTCCACCATTTATACCATCTACCTCATCTGAGTCACCACTACAAAACTTGACTCAACTAAATATTTTCCAGATGTTATTTTATCTAGGAATAATTCCAGCTTTTATCTATAGCATCATCTGGATTCCTCACCTTCAGCTAGATAAAACTTATGGATTTATTGCAGTACATCAGCAAATTTTGAAATTTCACTTGCATTTAGGTGGTAATAGTTCGGATGTACATCCTTATTGTGCTGCTTGGTACAAATGGCCTTTGATGATTCGACCAATGGCATATTATTATCAAACGGCTGAAAGTATTACCGAACCATTACCTGTCATGGGGCCACCTTTACCTGCTGGTGCTGGACAAGTTATTTATGATGTCCATGCAATGGGCAATCCCTTTTTGTGGTGGTTTGGTGTTGCTGCTATGTTGTTTTTAGTAGGGATGCTGATATCACAAGCCGTAATTCCTTGGGTGAAAGAAAAGCGTTTTTTAGTACCTGCAACTCTTAGTATTGATACTTGGATTGGTTTGTATTTAGTTATAAATTATGCTGCTAATTTAGCACCTTGGATAAAAGTGACGAGGTGTGTTTTCATATACCATTATATGTGTGCAGTCGTATTTGTATTTTTAGCGATCGCTTGGTTTGTCGATCAGTGTCTTCGCAGCTATTATCAACAACTCCGGACGTTAGGTGTCACCATTACTTTTATTATTCTGGCTGCTTTTATTTTCTGGATGCCCATTTATTTGGGTTTACCCCTCTCCCCTGACGGTTATAAATTGCGGATGTGGTTTAACTCTTGGATTTGA
- a CDS encoding sensor histidine kinase gives MEMNLQFPGINLISLKEAPIHISSQIQPHGVLLVLEEPELKILQVSTNTLKVFGIAPENMLHKKLEDLLDPFQIERIKTGLSGENLDFINPTKVWVRKKGDEYVVFDAIFHRNIEGFLILELEPAITQENIPFLSFYHLARASINQLEKTANLRDFCQVIVQEVRKITEFDRVMLYKFDDDGHGSVIAEEKLESLEPYLGLHYPESDIPKPARKLFAANSIRIIPDAYSQPVKLFPVNNPISDRPINLTNSILRSAASCHTEYLHNMGVGASLTISLIKDQKLWGLIACHHQSPKYVSYELRKACEFLGRVIFAEISAREETEDYYHRINLTHLQSILIEYMSQEENFIDGLVKNPQHLLDLASAQGAAVCFAGNCTVVGETPREEDLNFLVQWLKNNVEEEVFYTDSLPQIYPDAESFKNVASGLLAIPIAKRTYVLWFRPEVIQTVNWGGDPNKAFEVSQSEGNVRLCPRKSFELWKETVRLTSLPWKDVEVKAALELRKAIVNIVLRQADELAQLAQDLERSNAELKKFAYVASHDLQEPLNQVVNYVQLLEMRYSEELDEDAQEFISYAVQGVSLMQTLIDDVLAYSKVDMQAIAFQMNDVETALMRGLGNLRQRINETGATITHDPLPTVMADSTQLMQLFQNLIGNAIKFHSDQPPQIHVGAERIEDAWLFSVRDNGIGIDPKFSDRIFVIFQRLHTRDEYTGTGMGLAICKKIVECHRGRIWVESELGQGATFYFTIPVGGRELERRNGRKTQNHLFGRGQ, from the coding sequence ATGGAAATGAACTTACAATTCCCAGGTATTAATTTAATTAGCTTGAAAGAGGCACCAATTCATATTTCTAGCCAAATTCAGCCTCACGGTGTCCTGTTAGTTTTGGAGGAGCCTGAGCTAAAAATATTACAAGTTAGCACTAATACATTAAAGGTTTTCGGGATTGCGCCCGAAAATATGTTACACAAAAAACTAGAAGATTTACTCGATCCCTTTCAAATAGAGAGAATTAAAACAGGGCTATCTGGGGAAAATCTTGATTTCATCAATCCCACCAAAGTTTGGGTACGAAAAAAAGGTGATGAATACGTAGTATTTGATGCAATATTTCACCGCAATATAGAAGGATTTTTAATTCTGGAATTAGAACCTGCTATTACTCAGGAAAATATTCCATTTTTAAGCTTTTATCATCTGGCTAGAGCCTCTATAAATCAACTAGAAAAAACAGCCAATCTCCGTGACTTTTGTCAAGTTATCGTTCAAGAAGTTCGGAAAATCACGGAATTTGACAGGGTAATGCTATATAAATTCGATGATGATGGGCATGGTTCCGTTATCGCTGAAGAAAAACTAGAAAGCCTAGAACCTTACTTAGGGCTGCATTACCCAGAATCAGATATTCCCAAACCGGCGAGAAAATTATTTGCTGCCAATTCCATCAGAATTATACCTGATGCTTATTCTCAGCCAGTAAAACTTTTTCCTGTCAATAATCCAATTAGCGATCGCCCGATTAATTTAACCAACTCTATTCTCAGAAGTGCTGCTTCCTGTCATACAGAGTACTTGCATAATATGGGTGTTGGTGCCTCGCTGACTATTTCTTTAATTAAAGACCAAAAACTCTGGGGGCTAATTGCTTGCCATCATCAGTCCCCCAAATATGTTTCCTACGAATTGCGTAAAGCTTGCGAATTCTTGGGACGAGTAATATTTGCAGAAATCTCAGCTAGAGAAGAGACAGAAGATTATTATCACCGGATAAATCTGACACACCTTCAATCAATCTTGATTGAATATATGTCTCAAGAAGAAAACTTTATTGATGGTTTAGTTAAAAACCCGCAGCATCTTTTAGATTTGGCTAGCGCTCAAGGTGCAGCTGTCTGTTTTGCGGGAAATTGCACGGTAGTTGGAGAAACACCTAGAGAAGAAGACCTGAATTTTTTAGTCCAATGGCTGAAGAATAATGTTGAAGAAGAAGTCTTCTATACAGACTCTTTGCCACAGATTTATCCAGATGCAGAAAGCTTTAAAAATGTCGCTAGCGGTTTGTTAGCGATTCCCATCGCCAAGCGGACTTATGTTTTGTGGTTCCGACCAGAAGTAATTCAAACTGTAAATTGGGGTGGCGATCCTAATAAGGCGTTTGAAGTTAGCCAGTCAGAAGGAAATGTCCGTCTGTGTCCACGCAAATCATTTGAACTGTGGAAAGAAACGGTTCGCTTAACATCTTTACCTTGGAAAGATGTAGAAGTTAAAGCAGCATTGGAACTGCGGAAAGCAATTGTTAATATTGTGCTGCGTCAAGCCGATGAACTAGCCCAGTTAGCGCAGGATTTAGAACGTTCTAACGCCGAACTGAAAAAGTTTGCCTACGTCGCCTCCCATGACTTGCAAGAACCACTCAATCAAGTTGTGAATTATGTGCAACTGTTGGAGATGCGGTATAGCGAAGAACTTGACGAAGATGCCCAGGAGTTTATTAGCTACGCTGTGCAGGGAGTTAGCCTGATGCAGACGTTGATTGATGACGTGCTGGCATACTCGAAAGTGGATATGCAGGCGATCGCATTTCAAATGAACGATGTAGAGACAGCCTTAATGCGAGGGTTGGGCAATTTACGTCAACGCATTAATGAAACTGGGGCTACTATCACCCACGACCCCTTACCAACAGTGATGGCTGACAGCACCCAACTGATGCAGCTATTCCAAAACCTCATCGGTAACGCCATTAAATTCCACAGTGACCAGCCGCCACAAATCCATGTGGGAGCAGAAAGGATAGAAGACGCATGGTTGTTCTCAGTACGGGATAATGGAATTGGCATTGACCCAAAATTTAGCGATCGCATATTCGTAATCTTTCAGCGCTTACATACGCGGGATGAATATACTGGTACAGGGATGGGTTTAGCCATCTGTAAGAAGATTGTTGAATGTCACCGGGGGCGAATCTGGGTAGAGTCAGAACTGGGTCAGGGCGCAACCTTCTACTTTACGATTCCAGTTGGAGGACGCGAACTTGAGCGTAGAAACGGGAGAAAAACACAAAACCATCTTTTTGGTCGAGGACAATAA
- a CDS encoding response regulator, with translation MSVETGEKHKTIFLVEDNKADIRLIQEALKNSSVPYQVVTVRDGIDAMAYLRQEGEYADAPRPDLILLDLNLPKKDGREVLAEIKADPLLKRIPVVVLTTSKNEDDIFHSYDLHVNCYITKSRNLNQLFQIVKSIEDFWLSTVTLPSE, from the coding sequence TTGAGCGTAGAAACGGGAGAAAAACACAAAACCATCTTTTTGGTCGAGGACAATAAAGCTGACATTCGCTTAATCCAAGAAGCGTTAAAAAATAGTTCAGTGCCCTACCAAGTGGTAACGGTCAGGGATGGTATAGATGCTATGGCTTATTTACGCCAAGAAGGTGAATATGCTGATGCACCTCGCCCTGACCTTATTCTGCTGGATTTGAATTTGCCTAAAAAAGATGGTCGAGAAGTGCTGGCGGAAATAAAAGCCGACCCACTACTAAAACGTATTCCAGTTGTTGTGTTAACAACCTCAAAAAATGAGGATGACATTTTTCACAGCTACGATTTACATGTGAATTGCTATATCACTAAATCTCGCAACCTGAACCAATTATTTCAAATCGTCAAGAGTATCGAAGATTTTTGGCTCTCTACTGTGACGCTACCATCAGAGTGA
- a CDS encoding hybrid sensor histidine kinase/response regulator, giving the protein MVVSYSVKILLIEDNLASARLLQEFLAQAQSQEFTLVHVTRLGEAIQELSRCNYDVILLDLTLPDSQGLSSLPPLIGQAPSVPIVVLTNTNDEELAIEAVRQGAQDYLVKRQVNVDVLVRSLRYAIERKQVLESLRTVNETLQTRVEERTAELVKANELNQFKSEFVSMLSHDIRNPLNTILLAAGLLQNQDERLTKEKKLNHLQMIRSAIKNMAKLLDEVTFIGKADSGRLGYELICIDLEAFCRQMVEEVRLMASDKHLTLVFASCGQLDEALWDESLLRHILGNLLSNAIKYSLPGGIVRFELIGQEKTVIFRIQDSGIGIPQEDQKRLFQPFQRADNVGTIPGTGLGLAIVKKCVDAYGGEIIVNSQVEVGTTFTVTLPLLEA; this is encoded by the coding sequence ATGGTTGTGAGCTACTCAGTAAAAATCTTGTTAATTGAGGATAACCTAGCTTCTGCTAGGTTGTTACAAGAGTTTCTAGCACAAGCCCAGTCCCAAGAGTTTACTCTGGTTCATGTGACGCGATTGGGGGAAGCAATTCAGGAACTAAGCCGATGTAATTATGATGTTATTTTATTAGATTTAACTCTACCTGACAGCCAAGGATTGTCATCTCTACCTCCTCTGATTGGTCAAGCACCAAGTGTACCGATTGTTGTCTTAACCAATACAAATGATGAAGAACTGGCAATTGAGGCAGTGCGGCAGGGGGCACAAGATTATCTAGTCAAGCGACAGGTAAATGTAGATGTGTTAGTGCGATCGCTGCGTTATGCGATCGAGCGCAAGCAGGTTTTAGAATCATTACGCACAGTCAATGAGACATTACAAACCCGGGTTGAAGAACGAACTGCGGAACTGGTGAAGGCCAATGAACTCAACCAGTTCAAATCTGAATTTGTCTCGATGCTTTCCCATGACATCCGCAATCCTTTAAATACTATTCTCTTGGCTGCTGGATTGCTACAAAACCAAGATGAAAGATTGACCAAAGAGAAAAAACTGAATCATTTGCAAATGATTCGCTCGGCGATCAAAAATATGGCAAAGCTATTGGATGAAGTTACATTCATTGGGAAAGCTGATTCTGGCAGACTGGGGTATGAACTCATTTGTATAGATTTAGAAGCTTTTTGCCGCCAAATGGTCGAAGAAGTTCGATTAATGGCAAGTGATAAGCATCTGACTTTGGTGTTTGCCAGTTGTGGGCAATTAGACGAGGCATTATGGGATGAAAGCTTGCTGCGGCATATTTTAGGCAATTTACTGAGCAATGCGATTAAGTATTCACTACCGGGCGGTATAGTGCGTTTTGAATTAATTGGTCAGGAAAAAACAGTAATTTTCCGAATTCAAGATTCGGGAATTGGAATTCCTCAAGAAGACCAAAAACGGCTGTTTCAGCCTTTCCAACGTGCCGACAATGTTGGAACCATTCCAGGTACTGGCTTGGGACTAGCGATCGTCAAAAAATGTGTCGATGCATACGGAGGCGAGATTATAGTCAACAGTCAAGTTGAAGTAGGTACAACCTTTACTGTCACCCTTCCTTTACTAGAAGCTTAA
- the trmB gene encoding tRNA (guanosine(46)-N7)-methyltransferase TrmB produces the protein MAAVRVRQHVNPLANKYQTPASPQDFEKIYAKPNQPLHLDIGCAKGQFLLNMASIEPNWNYLGLEIREPLVVEANKLRSELALTNLHYLFCNVNNSLHSLLSSLPPGSLQRVTIQFPDPWFKTRHAKRRVVQPELVAELASYLAVGGVVFVQSDMEFIAVEMRDRFAAHPAYQKVGTEEWLAENPLPVPTEREIGTQKKGEPVYRALFVRREVVNEG, from the coding sequence TTGGCAGCAGTTCGAGTCCGCCAGCATGTGAATCCACTTGCTAACAAGTATCAAACACCAGCAAGTCCCCAAGACTTTGAAAAAATTTATGCAAAGCCAAATCAACCACTACATTTAGATATTGGCTGCGCTAAAGGACAATTTTTGTTAAATATGGCCAGCATCGAACCCAATTGGAATTATCTCGGCTTAGAAATTCGAGAACCGTTGGTAGTGGAGGCGAATAAGTTACGTTCTGAGTTGGCTTTAACAAATCTGCACTACTTATTTTGCAATGTGAATAACTCACTGCACTCCCTTTTATCTTCCCTTCCTCCAGGAAGTTTACAGCGCGTTACAATTCAATTTCCCGATCCTTGGTTTAAAACCCGCCATGCTAAACGCCGTGTGGTGCAACCAGAATTAGTGGCGGAGTTAGCCAGTTATCTGGCGGTTGGGGGGGTTGTGTTTGTGCAGTCAGATATGGAATTTATCGCGGTGGAAATGCGCGATCGCTTCGCTGCCCACCCAGCTTATCAGAAAGTTGGAACAGAAGAATGGTTAGCAGAAAACCCGCTACCAGTGCCCACAGAACGGGAAATAGGCACACAAAAAAAGGGTGAACCTGTTTATCGGGCTTTGTTTGTCAGACGAGAAGTTGTGAATGAGGGATAG